A stretch of the Mustela nigripes isolate SB6536 chromosome X, MUSNIG.SB6536, whole genome shotgun sequence genome encodes the following:
- the APLN gene encoding apelin, which translates to MNLRRCVQALLLLWLSLTAACGGPLPQPADGKGLEEGSVRHLVQPRGSRNGPGPWQGGRRKFRRQRPRLSHKGPMPF; encoded by the exons ATGAATCTGCGGCGCTGCGTGCAGGCGCTCCTGCTGCTCTGGCTCTCCCTGACTGCGGCGTGTGGAG GGCCCCTGCCGCAGCCTGCTGATGgcaaggggctggaggagggcagCGTCCGCCACCTGGTGCAGCCCAGAGGCTCGAGGAATGGACCGGGGCCCTGGCAGGGCGGTCGGAGGAAATTTCGCCGCCAGCGGCCACGCCTCTCCCACAAGGGCCCCATGCCTTTCTGA